In the genome of Candidatus Electrothrix rattekaaiensis, the window TGGAGAGCGAAGGTTCCTTCTTTATCAGGGCGGTAATTGTATCAATCTGAGCAACTATCGATCTGTGATCAGGATGTTTTTCCGTCATTGTGATTTGGAGACCGGCAAGTTCAGCGGCAAGATCAGCTGATTTTTGTTTTAACTCTGTTACCAGACTGTTCTGTCCTACCTCACTTGATGACTCCCACATTTTTTCTTCTTTTTCGAGTTTGCTACGAGATGCAGCTATAGTTTTATGCAGTACTTCGATATCACGATGATATTCGACTCTGCTGTTCTCAAGTGAAACTATTTGTCCAAGCAGACTGGTAATTGTGCTGTCAAGATTTACTATACTATTTTCCAGCATGAAATCTTTCTGTGTTTGCAAAATGCTATAATATTTTTCTCTTATATCTGACAAGCTGATATTAATCTTATTTTTTATCTCTCTGAAGTCCTCTCTGGTTCGGGATATACGTTCATCCTTGTACATTCTCGCCAAACGATTTGCTATCTCCGCAGCTTGATCAGGGATCGTTGATGTGGCGGCGATATTCACCAATGCAGTCTCATTGTATTGTTTAATTGTTACAGAAGGTGTGCCCTTGATTTTACTTTTAAAACCACCGTCAATAAAATCATCAGTATCAAAATATTCCCCATCGGTATCACGGAGATTCATATCCATAATCAACTGATTCATCAAAGGCCTGATCATGAGCAGTTCGATATCAGTATCAAGACTGACATCATCATCAACTCTTGTGTCCAATACAACATCTTCGAGCCCCAATCCCTTCATGACAGTACTCATTTTGTCCGTCTTCTCTATGGTAATTTTAGCTGTCGCTTCATAACTTTCAGGAGCAAGAAAGGTAATGAGCCCTACCAAGAGCAAAAATAATCCAAAAACGAAGAGTAAAATAACTCTTCGACGATACAATATGTTTAAAAGAATCCGTAGTTCCATAGAGTCCTTCAGCCAGCATTACAAAGATGGCGGCTTTTTGTGCCAAGAGTGCAAGAAAAATCAGGAAAAATACTGTTAAAGATTAAAGATAACCAAGCGCTTTAAGTCGATTGATAACCTCTTCTGATTCTATGGGGTTGAAGATACCATCCCTGATTTTTTTCGACCCGCCACTTTCTGTAGAGTTATCATCATATCGCTCTTTATGTTCATTAAGAAAGGCTTCAGTAAAAGCCGATTTGATCACGCTGCCTTCTGCCCGGTAAGGGATTGGCAGATCCAGAAGGTGGCACATTGTCGGCATAACATCCATAATTGACCGTTCCCCGCAATCCTGATTCTGTTTTATATGCTGTCCCCACATCATAACTATCCCTTCTGGTTCGTGGTTACCAGACCAGGATCCTGGAGAAGTAACAAAAGGCGTATCATAAACAAGGTCATTGCAGTCAAAGGTAAAATTATACCCATCGGCGGGAACCAAAACCAAATCAGGAGCTAACGTGTTATCAGTACCAAATAAAAAATTTCCGTCAAGAATATCAAGGATAACTGGTTTCTCTGTTTTTGGGTCAGTTACGCTGAGGAGCCCCTCCCTGAGTTGTTTCAGAGCGGTTTCTTGTTCAGCTGCATCGAAAAAAGCATCCTCGTTGATGAAAAGAAATACCGTGTCAACTTTTTTGTGGGAATAAAATTTGGTTTTTTCCCAATCGATCCATTTGTCAAGCTCCGATGACGGTCCTTTGTACTTCCAGTGTTTTTTTAATATGGTCCGAATCAGAAAATTAATAACCTGAATTGGAAGATACTTCTTCACGATTTTTTTAACAGGATGCTCCTGCACCGTGTTACCGTTTGACACCAGTAGATTTCTGTTGCAAAGCCAATGGCTGAGAGAAAAACTGTTCGAAAGTGAACCGAAACCATGATCAGAAATAATCATCAAGGTTCCGTCGTGTTCAGCAACTTCAGCCATGACCTGCCCCACAGCCTTGTCAGCAGCTTGATAACATTCTGTGATCATATCAGCATAAGGGCCCGTTCCTTCATCATGTTCACGCCAGAAAAAATGCTGTGCGCGATCCGTATTGGTAAAGACGAAAAAAAAGAGATCCCATGGCTCTCTGTTCAAAAGAAAATCAAAGCATCTGAGTCGATTTTTCGTTACCTTTCGCAAGGAGTTTGCAAGATCATTATCTTTCTGCGTTGGGCGAAGATCGATATCAATATGATAGCTACCAATAGCGCGTTTCATTTCCTCAAATTCTTCTAAAGGCCATGCCATACCCTTATTGGTTGGAGGTGTGCCAAGACCGGAAATCATAAAACCGTTAATCGGATCTACCGGATAGGTAAGTGGAACATTAACCACGCAGGAGCGCCTGCCGAGGTCTCCTGCTAAGGTCCAGATAGGTTCAACACGACGATGGCTGGAATTAAAGAGAAAATCACGTTTGGTCGATTTATCATGGGCTAAGAAATCAATAATCCCATGTACGGAAGGGGTAGCACCTGTGGTTATTGTTGTCCAGGCAACCGGTGAAAGAGGCGGTACCGTTGACATAAGGGTTCCTGTGCTGCCTTCTTCTATAATCCTGGAAAGGTTGGGAAGCTTGCCTGCGTCAATAAGCGGTCGTATTACACGGTATGTAGCACCGTCAATTCCTATGACATAGAGTTTCAATTTACTTCCCTTTTATGCGTTGCGGCCTGATAATATTTTTGATCACACGTACTCCGCCAACAATCATTTTAGAAAATGGATCCAAAAAACGGAGAGCCGGTTTAATGTAAAAGAGCTTTCTCAGGCTCTCAATATCTTCAGGCAATAGTTCTGTATCTTTTCGAATGAAGCCGTCTTGAATAGCTGCTTGGTGTATTTGAGTGTCCGGTTCTATCCTGACCCAGGAAAATCCTCCTCCTCCTTTTCTTCGCAGGACAAGCAGCGGTACGGTAGTAAAATGATAAAGCAGAGTCTGTAGATAGCCCAGGAACGTCTCGCCGGGTGTTGTCAGGAAAAAACCGAATCCCACCCTGATGCCGGGGTGACGTGCGAGCAATTTAACGGCTTGGCGAATTTCAGAGGGGGTTGTCCGTTTGTTGAGCCCTTGGAGGGCACCTTTACTGTAACCATCCGGGGAGATAACAACAAAACGACAACCTGCCGCACTGACGGTCTCAAGAAATTTCTCGTTGATATCCTTTATGTCACACCAAGCGTCCCATTGTACACTGAGCTTACGTTGCCTGATTTCATGACATATTTTTTGTACATGTTCAAATGGAGAGCTGAATATCCCGTCCGCAAACATAAACTCCTTCACATCATAGGTTTTGACCAGTTCTTCGATCTCGTCCACGATTTGAACAGGATCACGCATCCTTACCTTCAGACCATTTAAGAAATAGTAATTGCAATAGCTGCAACGGCAGGGACACCCTCTTTTTGTATTGATCCCTATACCGCCTTTGCCTGTTTCGTAAATTTTGATGTCCGGGATAATATCTTTACGGGGGATAGGTAAGGTTTTAAGATCAATCAACGGTCCGCGCTCAGTGATCTTCAGGTCTTCCCCTTCACGATAGTACAGGTTTGGAACATTTTGTGGTGTTTGCAGATTGTCCAACAGAGCAGGAAAAGCTCTTTCTCCTTCCAGGTAAACTCCGAAGTCTATTTCGCGGTGACGCCGCATGATCGTCTCGGCGAACATGGAGAATCCCGCTCCGCCCAGCACAAGAGTGGTTTCAGGTTGTACCCTTTTGATCAACTGTAACGTTTTTGTAAGATCTAAATAATAATAAATGAGGTTCAAACGCTGCTGGTTATCAATATTGCGCAAAGACAATGCAACAACCTGCGGATCATAATCAAGGATAATCTGTTCCAGCTCTTCATAGGGGGCAGGTGAGGCATTCATGTCAAAGAGTTTCGCATCGTGTGCAGATGCTGCGGTGGCAATATAGAGCAGCCCTATGGGCATCACCAGAAGTTCTTTTCCTCCCAGATACTGCTGTACATAAAGAACCCTCATGAAAGGAAGTTCTCCTCGTTAAACAATGTTACATCAAGAATAATGAATTTAGCGTATTGTGCAGGGTATTTCTTGATGTGCGGTTCCAGCACCTTCAATGCAGTCAATGTATCTTCTCGAAGAGTTGTCGCCGGATCGTCTTCTTGTTCCGACAGGTTGATCGGAGAACCGATATGAACGGTATGGTTGTATAAGCCGGTTCGAGTAATGAGTGTGGGCAGCACTGTTGCACCGGTTGAGCGGGCAATCTTCATCGGGCCAGGTGAAATTTCAGCCTTCATCCCTAAAAAAGGCAGTTCCAGCCAAGTCGTTCCCTCCCGACCGTCCAGGGCTAGGAGCAGCACCTCGTTATGCAGCAGCAGGCGATAGATATCCCGCAGCCCCTTATCGATATAAATAAAACCAACCGGCAATCTTTCCCGTGTGTCAATACGCATTCGCCAAGCGTGCCGGCGTATCCGGTTTGCCAAAGCAAAGAGCGGGCCGGACAGATAATCAGGCTCCCAACGACTGGCAATCTGGCTTACAGAGAATCCCTTATGACCCATTGCAGGCATCAGGTATTCTTCATTGCCAAAATGAGGATGCAGCAGGATAACCCCTTTACCGTTTTCTAACCCCTTGTTCAGATTCTCCAAACCTTCATAACGAACGAATTGGTCAATATTTTCAACTGACAGTTCATCGTAAAGCAGAGTGTCCAACGAATTCCGATAATATTGAACAAAAACCTCAATAATCTGCTTTTTCGAGACAGCCTTTCCTGCTGCTTTTTCCAGCCATTGACGTAACCTGTCCCTTTTTTTTCCTGCCATTGCAAAACTGATCAGGCCGACAACTGCAACAAACCTATAGCTTATCCCTTTAGGAATGTAATGCACAAGAAGACGAATCGGCCTCCAATACATCCATCGCAGAATATCTTTCGCGTATAACTTAATTGGATTAGGCACAACTTACTCTCCCGTTGCGAAATTTATAGTTTTTTCGTCAGAACGCATAAAGATATCTATTGTTTTTCGCGTTGGAGTTGTTATGAATCCTTGGCAGCTCTTGTCATTGTTGCACGACGTTTTTGGACAATAGCATAAATTTCCCTGAGCTGCAATGCTGCTGCAGCGATAACCAGCACGAGCAGCCCTCCTTGTAATATCCAGGAATAATTAAAAATAAACGTTAGGGAAAGCCCTGACGCCAAAATGAGATTTAGGAAGTAGAATCTCTGTGGAGGTTTGGCAGTATGAAGTATCCAAGATTTAAGCAGCAGAGTTTCCACGTATCCTATCATAATAGTAATGCCAAGATAAGCAGTGGCTGCTCCCGGTAATCCATACAGGGGAATAAGGAGGCTGTACAGATAACAGACAGCAATCAGGCTGATTCCTCTGCTTAGTATAATATAATGCGGTCTGTTGTAGGCTATCAGCATCAATACATGAAGAGAATAAATAAAAATTGGAATCAGGGCAATAGCAAGCAGGCGAAATACATTGACCGCCTCTAAATACTCCGGGCCGAAAAGCAGAAGAATAATGGGTTCAGAAAAAAGTATTGTCCCGGCAGAAAATATCAGCCCAAGACATATGAGCAATCTGTATATTCCGGTATAAAGTTCTGCTGCCCCTCGCATACTTTCCTGATCCAGTTTCGCCCTGTTCGCTATTGTTGGAAACAGCGCAATAGCGATAGACATGGCAATTGTACTTATCTGTAGGATCATAGCATGTGAAACCTGAAAATAAGCTACCGGTTCCGGTCCCAGCAAAAACTTGATCGCCATTTGCGCAGAACGAAATATCCAATTGGTAATCACGACAGCAATGCCGATTTTAAAGGCATCGCGGAATATCTCCTTGAGCAGCAGGGTGGTTTCGGAAAAGTCCGGTTTGAAAAATTTTTTTTTGGTAATTCTAGCCGCAAGTATTCCTCTTGCAATATTGGCTAGCAAGATAACCGCACATAGTTTGGTA includes:
- a CDS encoding alkaline phosphatase family protein, producing the protein MKLYVIGIDGATYRVIRPLIDAGKLPNLSRIIEEGSTGTLMSTVPPLSPVAWTTITTGATPSVHGIIDFLAHDKSTKRDFLFNSSHRRVEPIWTLAGDLGRRSCVVNVPLTYPVDPINGFMISGLGTPPTNKGMAWPLEEFEEMKRAIGSYHIDIDLRPTQKDNDLANSLRKVTKNRLRCFDFLLNREPWDLFFFVFTNTDRAQHFFWREHDEGTGPYADMITECYQAADKAVGQVMAEVAEHDGTLMIISDHGFGSLSNSFSLSHWLCNRNLLVSNGNTVQEHPVKKIVKKYLPIQVINFLIRTILKKHWKYKGPSSELDKWIDWEKTKFYSHKKVDTVFLFINEDAFFDAAEQETALKQLREGLLSVTDPKTEKPVILDILDGNFLFGTDNTLAPDLVLVPADGYNFTFDCNDLVYDTPFVTSPGSWSGNHEPEGIVMMWGQHIKQNQDCGERSIMDVMPTMCHLLDLPIPYRAEGSVIKSAFTEAFLNEHKERYDDNSTESGGSKKIRDGIFNPIESEEVINRLKALGYL
- a CDS encoding flippase → MKNNQLNKVVRNSSFLFASRLIDMVAAVLMNVIMARALGVASFGQYSFISAYVVSIAMISHFGLDNLATCDIARHPDRASRYLGAVIAARWIMSVLATLLIFAGLPFIDLKHQFLPALSLLTASELIGGFVAIQLAVFRAKEQMQYEIYITFFWRLTNLLFVSLGAVLGFDITKLCAVILLANIARGILAARITKKKFFKPDFSETTLLLKEIFRDAFKIGIAVVITNWIFRSAQMAIKFLLGPEPVAYFQVSHAMILQISTIAMSIAIALFPTIANRAKLDQESMRGAAELYTGIYRLLICLGLIFSAGTILFSEPIILLLFGPEYLEAVNVFRLLAIALIPIFIYSLHVLMLIAYNRPHYIILSRGISLIAVCYLYSLLIPLYGLPGAATAYLGITIMIGYVETLLLKSWILHTAKPPQRFYFLNLILASGLSLTFIFNYSWILQGGLLVLVIAAAALQLREIYAIVQKRRATMTRAAKDS
- a CDS encoding cobalamin-dependent protein (Presence of a B(12) (cobalamin)-binding domain implies dependence on cobalamin itself, in one of its several forms, or in some unusual lineages, dependence on a cobalamin-like analog.), giving the protein MRVLYVQQYLGGKELLVMPIGLLYIATAASAHDAKLFDMNASPAPYEELEQIILDYDPQVVALSLRNIDNQQRLNLIYYYLDLTKTLQLIKRVQPETTLVLGGAGFSMFAETIMRRHREIDFGVYLEGERAFPALLDNLQTPQNVPNLYYREGEDLKITERGPLIDLKTLPIPRKDIIPDIKIYETGKGGIGINTKRGCPCRCSYCNYYFLNGLKVRMRDPVQIVDEIEELVKTYDVKEFMFADGIFSSPFEHVQKICHEIRQRKLSVQWDAWCDIKDINEKFLETVSAAGCRFVVISPDGYSKGALQGLNKRTTPSEIRQAVKLLARHPGIRVGFGFFLTTPGETFLGYLQTLLYHFTTVPLLVLRRKGGGGFSWVRIEPDTQIHQAAIQDGFIRKDTELLPEDIESLRKLFYIKPALRFLDPFSKMIVGGVRVIKNIIRPQRIKGK
- a CDS encoding lysophospholipid acyltransferase family protein translates to MPNPIKLYAKDILRWMYWRPIRLLVHYIPKGISYRFVAVVGLISFAMAGKKRDRLRQWLEKAAGKAVSKKQIIEVFVQYYRNSLDTLLYDELSVENIDQFVRYEGLENLNKGLENGKGVILLHPHFGNEEYLMPAMGHKGFSVSQIASRWEPDYLSGPLFALANRIRRHAWRMRIDTRERLPVGFIYIDKGLRDIYRLLLHNEVLLLALDGREGTTWLELPFLGMKAEISPGPMKIARSTGATVLPTLITRTGLYNHTVHIGSPINLSEQEDDPATTLREDTLTALKVLEPHIKKYPAQYAKFIILDVTLFNEENFLS